In the genome of Pelagibacterium nitratireducens, one region contains:
- a CDS encoding biotin transporter BioY, protein MATTFATSNTLLGLYQPKSQAARVASAVAVAFIGSVLITMAAKVNVPVWPVPVTLQSMAIAMIAGAFGFRMATATVGLYLAQGAMGLPVFAGAFAGMPYLFGPTGGFLIGFLVMAAIIGWLADRGAMRNVFTGFTAMLAGNVVMFVIGFVWLLTMAGQAAWIDQSNALVSAFQGAVQPFIVWDIVKMAFAALTVVGGWSLLQRK, encoded by the coding sequence ATGGCCACGACTTTTGCCACTTCCAACACGCTTCTCGGTCTTTACCAGCCCAAGTCGCAGGCTGCGCGCGTCGCTTCTGCGGTCGCTGTCGCCTTCATCGGTTCTGTGCTCATCACCATGGCCGCCAAGGTCAACGTGCCGGTCTGGCCGGTGCCTGTCACTCTCCAGTCCATGGCCATTGCGATGATCGCCGGCGCCTTCGGCTTCCGTATGGCGACGGCCACCGTCGGCCTCTATCTCGCACAGGGCGCCATGGGCCTTCCGGTCTTTGCCGGCGCCTTTGCGGGCATGCCCTATCTGTTTGGCCCGACCGGCGGCTTTTTGATCGGCTTCCTTGTTATGGCCGCCATCATCGGCTGGCTGGCCGATCGTGGCGCGATGCGCAACGTCTTTACCGGCTTTACCGCCATGCTGGCCGGCAATGTCGTGATGTTTGTCATCGGTTTTGTCTGGCTGTTGACCATGGCTGGTCAGGCCGCATGGATCGACCAGTCCAATGCACTGGTTTCCGCCTTCCAGGGGGCCGTCCAGCCCTTCATCGTCTGGGACATCGTCAAGATGGCCTTTGCCGCCTTGACCGTGGTTGGCGGCTGGTCGCTGCTGCAGCGCAAGTAA
- a CDS encoding MBL fold metallo-hydrolase, translated as MPASSASPPYDRTFDPRTGEAVGVAPAIVRITAPNASAYTFTGTNSFLIGEDQIAVLDPGPNDDAHFGALMKAIAGRRVVAVIVTHTHRDHSGLARRLMAQTGAPLWSNGPHRLSRPLKPFEFNPFGRSGDFALKPDKVLGDGEIVEIDAVRLRVVATPGHCANHLAFAVEGGDAVLMGDHVMGWNSTVVAAPDGDLGDYLASLDTVIALPQTRYLPGHGGEIADGRAFAHALKAHRLMRNGQLLEVVRRGPTTLSAAAREIYPQLAGRFAMAGKRTLLSHAEYLAARGEIELRRTLLGIRLRVGGQI; from the coding sequence ATGCCCGCAAGTTCCGCCTCCCCACCCTATGACCGCACGTTCGACCCCCGCACCGGTGAGGCGGTGGGCGTGGCGCCAGCTATCGTGCGGATCACAGCGCCCAATGCGAGCGCCTATACGTTTACGGGGACCAACAGTTTTCTGATCGGGGAGGATCAGATTGCCGTGCTCGATCCGGGGCCGAACGACGATGCCCATTTCGGCGCGCTGATGAAGGCCATCGCCGGCCGCAGGGTGGTTGCGGTGATTGTGACCCACACCCATCGTGACCATAGCGGGCTGGCGCGGCGGCTGATGGCACAAACGGGTGCTCCGTTGTGGTCGAACGGGCCGCACAGGCTATCGCGGCCGCTCAAGCCGTTCGAGTTCAATCCGTTCGGCCGGTCGGGCGATTTCGCGCTCAAACCGGATAAGGTTCTGGGCGATGGAGAGATTGTCGAGATCGATGCGGTAAGGCTCCGCGTCGTTGCCACGCCGGGCCATTGCGCCAATCATCTCGCGTTTGCGGTCGAGGGTGGGGATGCGGTCCTGATGGGTGACCATGTGATGGGGTGGAACTCGACGGTGGTGGCGGCGCCTGACGGGGATCTGGGGGACTATCTGGCATCGCTGGACACTGTCATTGCCCTGCCCCAGACCCGCTATCTGCCGGGACATGGCGGCGAAATCGCCGATGGACGCGCATTTGCCCACGCACTCAAGGCGCATCGGCTGATGCGCAACGGGCAGTTGCTCGAGGTGGTGCGGCGTGGGCCGACCACCCTTTCGGCGGCAGCACGGGAAATCTATCCCCAGCTTGCGGGCCGATTTGCGATGGCCGGCAAACGGACTTTGCTCTCGCACGCCGAGTACCTTGCGGCGCGTGGGGAAATCGAGTTGCGGCGTACGCTATTGGGCATCAGGTTGCGCGTCGGGGGCCAGATCTGA
- a CDS encoding DUF1499 domain-containing protein codes for MRILVRTSKLAIWARRLALFSAALILISTGLHFFGQIAADVFEISLVIGTVSAGAAFLIGMAAYVVLWFTGDRGWAPASVGLLLGLLCLGPAGIVLALSEFYPSTADVTTALGAPPQLLEAQPNESGIDPETVLASFPNLITRAYQIPPQELFSLGQSLVRANGWEILAATPPTETSTGQLNALRRSLLGFENEIAFRVSPNPIGSLIDLRAASLDPVYHDLGDNGRAIEAFLLALDDRVSTYIQDNMAQPVPEEPPVPESDLAPDAQPDAQ; via the coding sequence ATGCGCATCCTCGTCCGCACCTCGAAACTGGCGATCTGGGCACGTCGGCTGGCGCTGTTTTCTGCCGCCCTGATTCTGATTTCGACCGGCCTGCATTTTTTCGGCCAGATTGCCGCCGATGTCTTTGAAATCAGCCTGGTGATCGGCACCGTGTCGGCCGGCGCGGCGTTTCTGATCGGCATGGCCGCCTATGTCGTTCTCTGGTTTACCGGCGACAGGGGCTGGGCCCCGGCCAGCGTCGGTTTATTGCTCGGCCTTTTGTGTCTGGGCCCGGCCGGCATCGTTCTGGCCCTGAGCGAATTTTATCCCTCGACAGCCGATGTTACGACAGCTCTGGGCGCCCCACCGCAACTTCTCGAGGCCCAGCCCAACGAATCCGGGATCGATCCGGAAACGGTTCTGGCCTCGTTTCCAAATCTCATCACCCGCGCCTATCAGATTCCGCCCCAGGAGCTCTTTTCGCTCGGCCAGTCGCTGGTGCGCGCCAATGGCTGGGAAATTCTGGCCGCAACGCCTCCCACCGAAACCAGCACCGGCCAGCTCAATGCGCTGCGCCGCTCCCTGCTGGGGTTCGAAAACGAGATTGCGTTTCGCGTCTCACCCAATCCCATCGGTTCGCTGATCGATTTGCGGGCCGCCTCGCTTGATCCGGTCTATCACGATCTCGGCGACAATGGCCGCGCCATCGAGGCGTTTCTTCTCGCGCTCGATGACAGGGTTTCGACCTATATCCAGGATAATATGGCCCAACCCGTTCCCGAGGAACCGCCCGTGCCCGAGTCAGATCTGGCCCCCGACGCGCAACCTGATGCCCAATAG
- the pdxH gene encoding pyridoxamine 5'-phosphate oxidase — protein sequence MDFAVTASLTDLLFDDAYDGAIDPLELFPHWLEEARETEPNDPNAMALASVDETGMPDLRMVLLNGYSHQGFVFFTNFESAKGRELLANPRAALLFHWKSLRRQVRVRGPVQQVPHSDADAYFASRPAQSRIGAHASDQSRPLESRNVLVERVATLTEKFADGEIGRPAHWSGFRVTPLQIEFWKDGAFRLHDRVVFTRPDPESDWSRTRLFP from the coding sequence ATGGATTTTGCCGTGACGGCTTCGCTCACTGATCTGCTGTTCGACGATGCCTATGACGGCGCCATCGACCCCCTCGAACTCTTCCCTCACTGGCTCGAAGAGGCCCGCGAGACCGAGCCCAACGATCCCAACGCCATGGCGCTTGCAAGCGTCGATGAAACCGGCATGCCCGACCTGCGCATGGTGCTGCTCAACGGCTATTCGCATCAGGGGTTTGTCTTTTTTACCAATTTCGAATCGGCGAAGGGCCGCGAACTGCTCGCAAATCCCAGGGCGGCTCTGCTGTTTCACTGGAAGAGCCTGCGCCGTCAGGTTCGCGTCCGCGGCCCGGTCCAACAGGTGCCACACTCGGATGCCGACGCCTATTTCGCCTCCCGCCCGGCCCAGTCGCGCATCGGGGCACACGCATCCGATCAGTCCCGACCGCTGGAAAGTCGCAATGTGCTTGTCGAGCGCGTCGCGACGCTGACCGAAAAATTTGCCGATGGCGAAATCGGACGCCCCGCCCATTGGTCGGGTTTCCGGGTGACGCCGCTCCAGATCGAGTTCTGGAAAGACGGCGCCTTCCGGCTTCACGACCGGGTGGTGTTCACGCGCCCCGATCCCGAGTCCGACTGGTCCCGCACGCGGCTTTTCCCGTAA
- a CDS encoding J domain-containing protein, with protein MRDPYTVLGVPKSASEKEIKSAYRKLAKTFHPDQNPDDKAAHEKFAEATAAYDLLSDKTKRAQYDRGEIDAEGHPKFGGFDSSGMRGGRPGAGAGAGGFNAEDILKEFMSGFGGTRRGPGGNPFGAGAGAGGASWDPFTGATTGSSGSAKGEDVVVNLAVSLEDAHKGGSVPVTLPSGKTVSVKLPSPLEEGQQVRLRGQGRPSPLTGQPGDALVTIKFARHKQFRKDGHDLRVDVPITLYEAVLGAKVRVPTLDGAVELNLPPGPDTAKAMRLKGKGLFGKGDLYVNLRIVLPKGGDPDLESLMRFWKDQKPYKVRD; from the coding sequence ATGCGCGACCCCTATACAGTGCTCGGAGTGCCAAAGAGCGCCAGCGAAAAGGAGATCAAGAGCGCCTACCGCAAGCTGGCCAAGACTTTTCACCCGGATCAGAATCCGGACGACAAGGCGGCGCACGAAAAATTTGCCGAGGCAACAGCGGCCTACGACCTGCTGTCGGACAAGACCAAGCGGGCGCAATATGACCGTGGCGAGATCGATGCCGAAGGCCATCCCAAATTTGGCGGGTTCGATTCGTCGGGCATGCGCGGCGGGCGTCCTGGCGCCGGGGCCGGAGCGGGCGGGTTCAACGCCGAGGATATCTTAAAGGAATTCATGAGCGGGTTTGGCGGCACGCGACGCGGGCCGGGCGGCAATCCCTTCGGCGCGGGTGCCGGTGCCGGCGGCGCGAGCTGGGACCCGTTTACCGGCGCAACGACGGGCTCTTCGGGTTCGGCCAAGGGCGAAGACGTTGTGGTCAATCTGGCCGTGTCGCTGGAAGACGCCCATAAGGGCGGCTCGGTGCCGGTCACCCTGCCCTCGGGCAAGACGGTCTCGGTCAAACTCCCCTCCCCGCTCGAAGAGGGCCAGCAGGTGCGGTTGCGCGGCCAGGGCCGGCCTTCACCGCTGACCGGGCAGCCGGGCGATGCGCTGGTGACGATCAAGTTTGCCCGGCACAAGCAATTCCGCAAGGACGGGCACGATCTGCGGGTCGATGTGCCGATCACTCTTTATGAGGCCGTGCTGGGCGCCAAGGTGCGCGTGCCGACGCTCGATGGGGCGGTCGAACTCAATCTGCCGCCGGGGCCTGATACGGCCAAGGCGATGCGGCTCAAGGGCAAGGGGCTGTTCGGCAAGGGCGATCTCTACGTCAATCTGCGAATCGTCTTACCCAAGGGCGGCGACCCCGATCTCGAGAGCCTGATGCGGTTCTGGAAGGACCAGAAGCCCTATAAGGTTCGCGATTAG
- a CDS encoding L-threonylcarbamoyladenylate synthase produces the protein MNSAPADPQTVADAAALLQRGDLCAFATETVYGLGADATNSGAVLKIYETKGRPRFNPLISHCADMEMAERFGNFSPLARRLADAFWPGPLTLVVPLKPDAGLSDLVTAGLDTVGLRVPAHPMARDLIATLGRPVAAPSANPSGKLSPTTASHVRAAFSGAVPVLDGGPCQNGLESTIIAIVGDTVTQLRAGALAREDVEALLGHPIALAAPNAAITAPGMLKSHYAPNAALRLEVTAPEPGEAYLVFGPAPAHDGPVLNLSASADLREAAQNLFSHLARLDASGAKSIAVAPIPHTGLGEAINDRLERAAAPRNR, from the coding sequence ATGAACTCAGCGCCCGCCGATCCCCAGACCGTTGCCGATGCCGCAGCCCTGCTGCAACGGGGGGACCTTTGCGCCTTCGCGACGGAAACGGTCTATGGCCTGGGCGCCGACGCCACCAATTCCGGTGCTGTCCTCAAGATCTACGAAACCAAGGGCCGCCCGCGTTTCAATCCGCTCATTTCCCATTGCGCCGATATGGAAATGGCCGAACGCTTCGGGAACTTTTCCCCACTCGCCCGCCGTCTCGCCGACGCCTTCTGGCCCGGCCCTTTAACGCTGGTCGTTCCCCTCAAGCCCGACGCGGGCCTTTCCGACCTCGTCACTGCCGGTCTCGATACCGTCGGCCTGCGCGTCCCTGCCCATCCCATGGCCCGCGACTTGATCGCCACCCTTGGCCGCCCCGTCGCCGCCCCCTCGGCCAATCCCTCGGGCAAACTCTCGCCCACAACGGCAAGCCACGTCCGCGCGGCCTTTTCCGGAGCGGTTCCGGTTCTCGACGGCGGCCCCTGTCAAAACGGCCTGGAATCCACGATCATTGCCATTGTTGGCGATACGGTCACCCAGCTTCGCGCCGGTGCCCTTGCGCGCGAGGATGTCGAGGCCCTTCTCGGTCATCCCATTGCGCTCGCCGCCCCAAATGCCGCAATCACCGCGCCGGGCATGCTCAAAAGCCACTATGCTCCCAACGCCGCCCTCCGCCTCGAAGTCACAGCGCCCGAGCCCGGCGAAGCCTACCTTGTTTTCGGCCCGGCTCCTGCCCATGACGGCCCGGTGCTCAATCTTTCGGCATCGGCCGATCTGCGCGAAGCGGCGCAAAACCTCTTCTCCCATCTTGCCCGGCTCGATGCATCCGGGGCAAAATCGATTGCCGTCGCGCCCATTCCTCATACCGGCCTGGGCGAAGCGATCAACGACCGTCTCGAACGCGCCGCCGCGCCCCGCAACCGATAG
- a CDS encoding histone deacetylase family protein, whose protein sequence is MTTLLISQTNGSAHATPSGHAERQERIEAAARALDHPRFGALMREMAAPGDLELAELVHSPKVMDTIRAIRPAEGIGQIDPDTFVSARSLEASATALGGVLRGIEAVILGEAHNAFILARPPGHHAERDRSMGFCLVNTIAIAARQAQRLYGAERVAIIDFDVHHGNGTQDIFADDPSVFYASSHQMPLYPGTGAPHERGVGNIVNAALEAGSGGQEMRAAYKEQILPALDNFAPDLILVSAGFDAERRDPLAQLEWVGADYAWLTGKLMDIAEKRCSNRLVSMLEGGYDLGGLASGVSAHVGMLLTGEAGPDYDD, encoded by the coding sequence ATGACCACCCTTCTGATCAGCCAGACAAACGGGTCCGCGCACGCGACGCCGAGCGGCCATGCCGAGCGGCAGGAGCGGATCGAAGCGGCGGCCAGGGCGCTCGACCATCCCCGGTTTGGAGCCCTGATGCGCGAGATGGCCGCCCCGGGCGATCTCGAATTGGCCGAGTTGGTCCACAGCCCAAAGGTCATGGATACGATCCGGGCTATCCGGCCGGCCGAAGGGATCGGGCAGATCGATCCGGACACTTTCGTCTCCGCGCGGAGCCTTGAGGCATCGGCGACGGCGCTGGGCGGGGTGTTGCGAGGCATTGAAGCGGTTATTCTGGGCGAGGCGCACAACGCATTCATTCTGGCGCGACCGCCCGGACATCATGCCGAGCGCGACCGGTCCATGGGGTTCTGCCTGGTCAACACCATCGCCATCGCGGCGCGACAGGCGCAGCGGCTTTATGGAGCCGAGCGCGTGGCGATCATCGATTTCGACGTGCATCACGGCAACGGCACTCAAGACATTTTTGCCGACGACCCCTCGGTCTTTTACGCCTCCTCCCACCAGATGCCGCTGTATCCGGGGACCGGGGCGCCCCATGAGAGAGGTGTCGGCAACATCGTCAATGCAGCGCTTGAAGCGGGAAGCGGCGGTCAGGAGATGCGGGCGGCGTATAAAGAGCAGATATTGCCGGCGCTCGACAATTTTGCGCCGGACCTGATTCTGGTTTCGGCGGGCTTTGACGCGGAGCGGCGCGATCCGCTTGCGCAGCTCGAATGGGTGGGTGCCGATTACGCGTGGCTCACGGGAAAGTTGATGGACATTGCCGAGAAGCGCTGCTCAAACCGTTTGGTCTCGATGCTCGAAGGCGGCTACGATCTGGGCGGGCTTGCCTCGGGGGTGTCGGCGCATGTAGGCATGCTGCTGACCGGCGAAGCCGGACCCGATTATGACGATTAA
- a CDS encoding exodeoxyribonuclease VII small subunit: protein MTEIAEMSFEAALDELEKIVAQLEGGKAPLQESIAIYERGEALKRHCEALLKQAEARIEKITLAKDGTPTGVEPLDQ, encoded by the coding sequence ATGACCGAGATCGCCGAAATGAGCTTTGAAGCGGCGCTGGACGAACTTGAAAAGATCGTTGCGCAGCTCGAAGGCGGCAAGGCGCCCCTGCAGGAATCGATTGCGATCTATGAGCGCGGCGAAGCGCTCAAGCGCCATTGCGAAGCCCTGCTCAAGCAGGCAGAGGCGCGGATCGAAAAGATCACGCTGGCCAAGGACGGCACGCCCACAGGCGTCGAGCCGCTGGATCAATAG
- a CDS encoding SCO family protein: protein MLGKVRIVLWALVALAAVSATVIYFTKPIQPSGAMFGGPFEMVATSTGETFTEDDLLGTPTLMFFGYTFCPDVCPTTLAEATGWKQTLGLDDDELRIIFVSVDPERDTIEHTREYLSNFGPDVMGLVGNESQTEQIKRSYGVFSEKVEAEGSTDYLVNHTASVFMIDAEGDFFGTIAWGEDSQTALDKVRRLTAS, encoded by the coding sequence GTGCTGGGAAAAGTGCGCATCGTTTTGTGGGCCCTTGTGGCGCTTGCGGCGGTTTCGGCCACTGTCATCTATTTCACAAAGCCCATTCAGCCCTCCGGTGCGATGTTTGGCGGGCCGTTCGAGATGGTTGCGACATCGACGGGAGAAACGTTTACCGAAGACGATCTGCTCGGCACGCCGACGCTGATGTTTTTCGGGTACACTTTTTGCCCGGACGTTTGCCCCACAACGCTTGCCGAAGCGACTGGGTGGAAACAGACGCTGGGGCTCGATGATGACGAGTTGCGGATCATTTTCGTTTCGGTGGACCCCGAGCGCGATACCATCGAGCATACGCGCGAATATCTGTCCAATTTCGGACCCGACGTGATGGGCCTGGTGGGCAACGAAAGCCAGACCGAGCAGATCAAGCGCTCTTATGGGGTGTTTTCCGAAAAGGTGGAGGCCGAAGGCTCGACCGACTATCTGGTCAATCATACAGCGTCGGTGTTCATGATCGATGCGGAAGGCGATTTTTTCGGTACGATCGCCTGGGGCGAGGACAGCCAGACAGCGCTCGACAAGGTGAGGCGCCTCACGGCGTCATGA
- a CDS encoding TlyA family RNA methyltransferase, which yields MSRIRLDIALEQRGLAQSRARARDAILRGTVSVNGVLASKPSQLVGEGDAVALNDPASHYVSRAALKLAEGLEKSGFDPEGKICLDLGASTGGFSQVLAERGARKIYAVDVGHGQLHSDVAGLSNLVSLEGLNARDVTAETIAEPIDFLVSDVSFVSLIKIIDAPSALCAPGAKALLLIKPQFEVGRDHVGKGGIVVPGPHVAMAIEAVLAHMDGLGWQRAGLWPSPIKGGDGNGEFLAGFRRR from the coding sequence ATGAGCCGGATAAGGCTCGACATCGCGCTCGAACAGCGCGGGCTTGCTCAATCGAGAGCAAGAGCGCGTGACGCCATTCTGCGTGGCACAGTGAGCGTCAACGGCGTTCTGGCCAGCAAGCCGAGCCAGCTTGTGGGTGAGGGCGACGCGGTCGCGCTGAACGATCCTGCATCACACTATGTTTCGCGCGCGGCGCTCAAGCTGGCCGAGGGGCTGGAGAAAAGCGGCTTCGATCCCGAAGGCAAAATCTGTCTCGATCTGGGGGCTTCGACGGGCGGGTTCAGCCAGGTGCTGGCCGAACGTGGCGCGCGGAAAATCTATGCTGTCGATGTCGGGCATGGGCAATTGCATAGCGATGTTGCCGGGCTCTCCAATCTGGTGTCGCTCGAAGGGCTAAATGCCCGCGACGTTACGGCGGAGACGATCGCCGAGCCGATCGATTTCCTGGTGTCCGATGTGAGCTTTGTGTCGCTGATCAAGATCATCGATGCGCCATCGGCGCTGTGTGCGCCGGGTGCAAAGGCTCTTCTGCTGATCAAACCGCAATTCGAGGTGGGACGCGATCATGTCGGCAAGGGCGGGATCGTGGTGCCCGGGCCGCATGTGGCCATGGCCATAGAGGCCGTGCTTGCCCATATGGACGGGCTGGGCTGGCAGCGGGCGGGACTGTGGCCATCGCCGATCAAAGGCGGTGACGGGAATGGTGAATTCCTGGCCGGGTTTCGTCGGCGCTGA
- the ribB gene encoding 3,4-dihydroxy-2-butanone-4-phosphate synthase yields the protein MSESDTRVQAALDAMKHGQMVVVIDDHDREGEGDIIAAASTITPEQMAFIVRHTSGIVCAPITGERAQKLRLDPMVASNDSAHTTAFTVTIDFKHGTTTGISAEDRTATVRALTNGNVAAEDFSRPGHIFPLIARRGGVLMRSGHTEAAVDLCRLADLPDVGVICELVNDDGTVTRGQQVADFAAAHDLPLISVADLIAYRQRREKLVERVATFEIDTAAGRAIAYAYSTPFDRVQHLALVFGDVGQGVPVNVRLQREDIVTDVFGSAEKLNASIAALAETGGVLVYLREGNAGVAYDRAATEAEREDHGSARDRDAEWREVGLGAQILRDLGISAIKPMSSRSRRYVGLEAFGITISD from the coding sequence ATCTCTGAATCCGACACACGCGTCCAGGCGGCGCTGGACGCCATGAAGCATGGCCAGATGGTCGTTGTGATCGACGATCACGATCGGGAAGGCGAGGGCGACATCATAGCTGCCGCGTCCACCATCACGCCCGAGCAGATGGCCTTCATCGTCCGCCACACCTCCGGCATCGTGTGCGCGCCGATCACCGGTGAGCGCGCCCAGAAACTGCGCCTCGATCCGATGGTCGCCTCAAACGACTCCGCCCATACGACGGCCTTCACCGTCACCATCGATTTCAAGCACGGCACCACCACCGGCATTTCCGCCGAGGACCGCACGGCCACCGTGCGCGCGCTGACCAATGGCAATGTGGCTGCCGAGGATTTTTCCCGCCCCGGCCACATCTTCCCGCTCATCGCCCGGCGCGGCGGCGTTCTCATGCGCTCGGGCCATACAGAGGCGGCAGTCGATCTTTGCAGGCTTGCCGATCTGCCCGATGTCGGTGTGATCTGTGAGCTGGTCAATGACGACGGTACCGTCACCCGCGGCCAGCAGGTCGCCGATTTTGCCGCGGCCCACGATTTGCCGCTGATCTCGGTCGCCGATCTCATTGCTTATCGCCAGCGCCGCGAAAAGCTCGTCGAGCGCGTCGCCACCTTCGAGATCGACACCGCCGCCGGCCGCGCCATCGCCTACGCCTATTCGACCCCATTCGACCGCGTCCAACACCTTGCGCTGGTGTTCGGCGACGTGGGGCAGGGGGTGCCCGTCAACGTCCGCCTCCAGCGCGAGGATATCGTCACCGACGTTTTCGGTAGCGCGGAAAAACTCAACGCATCGATCGCTGCCCTGGCCGAAACCGGCGGCGTGCTGGTCTATCTGCGCGAGGGTAATGCCGGCGTTGCCTATGACAGGGCGGCGACTGAAGCCGAACGCGAAGACCATGGCTCAGCGCGAGATCGCGATGCAGAGTGGCGCGAAGTCGGCCTCGGCGCCCAGATTTTGCGCGATCTCGGAATCTCCGCCATCAAGCCCATGTCCTCGCGCTCTCGCCGCTATGTCGGGCTCGAAGCCTTCGGCATCACCATTTCCGATTAG
- the aroC gene encoding chorismate synthase encodes MSDNSFGHLFRFTTWGESHGAALGVVVDGVPPDLPISAEMIQRDLDRRKPGQSRYTTQRREADEVKILSGVFEDERTDGLRTTGTPISLMIENTDQRSKDYSEIRDKFRPGHADYTYFQKYGIRDYRGGGRSSARETAARVAAGAVAKLVVPNVTIRASLVQIGPHKIDYANFDWDQVDQNPFFCADPKAAETWAAYLDGIRKAGSSAGAIVEVVAEGVPAGWGAPIYGKLSADIASAFMSINAVKGVEIGEGMHAAELTGEENADQMRSDRPLPKFLSNKAGGILGGISNGDPIVARFAVKPTSSILTPRQTVTTENEDADIITKGRHDPCVGIRAVPIGEAMMACVLADHMLRHRGQTGREGGIGFGRNDL; translated from the coding sequence ATGAGCGACAATTCCTTCGGCCACCTCTTCCGCTTCACCACCTGGGGTGAGAGTCATGGCGCCGCGCTCGGGGTCGTCGTCGATGGTGTGCCGCCCGACCTTCCCATTTCCGCCGAAATGATCCAGCGCGATCTCGATCGCCGCAAGCCCGGCCAGTCGCGCTACACCACCCAGCGCCGCGAGGCCGACGAGGTCAAAATCCTCTCCGGTGTCTTCGAGGACGAGCGCACCGATGGCCTTCGTACCACCGGCACGCCGATTTCGCTGATGATCGAAAACACCGATCAGCGCTCCAAGGACTATTCGGAAATCCGCGACAAGTTCCGCCCCGGCCACGCCGATTACACCTATTTCCAGAAATACGGCATTCGTGATTATCGTGGCGGTGGCCGCTCCTCGGCCCGCGAGACCGCCGCCCGCGTCGCCGCCGGCGCTGTCGCCAAACTGGTAGTCCCCAACGTCACCATTCGCGCCTCGCTGGTCCAGATTGGACCCCACAAGATCGATTACGCCAATTTCGATTGGGATCAGGTCGACCAGAACCCCTTCTTCTGCGCCGACCCCAAAGCCGCTGAAACCTGGGCCGCCTATCTCGACGGCATCCGCAAGGCCGGCTCGTCCGCCGGGGCCATTGTCGAAGTGGTCGCCGAAGGCGTGCCCGCCGGCTGGGGCGCTCCGATCTATGGCAAACTGTCCGCCGACATCGCTTCGGCCTTCATGTCGATCAATGCCGTCAAGGGCGTCGAGATCGGTGAGGGCATGCACGCCGCCGAATTGACCGGCGAGGAAAACGCCGACCAGATGCGCTCGGACCGCCCGCTGCCAAAATTCCTGTCCAACAAGGCCGGCGGCATCCTCGGCGGCATCTCCAATGGTGATCCCATTGTCGCGCGATTTGCGGTCAAACCCACAAGTTCTATCCTCACCCCCCGCCAGACCGTGACCACGGAAAACGAGGATGCCGACATCATCACCAAGGGCCGCCATGACCCCTGCGTGGGCATCCGCGCCGTGCCCATCGGCGAAGCGATGATGGCCTGTGTCCTTGCCGACCACATGCTGCGCCACCGTGGCCAGACCGGCCGCGAAGGCGGCATCGGCTTTGGAAGGAACGATCTGTAA
- a CDS encoding group III truncated hemoglobin → MTADDNPLTRPGPAHPDITDPDIARLVAIFYARAREDDILGPVFDRAVHDWDEHIAQITDFWSSIMLRTGRYSGRPLNPHLRLPIEAEHFDRWLALFEQTAAEIFTPEITHEFMIRARRIADNFELAIGTMRGEIRSPRHAR, encoded by the coding sequence TTGACGGCCGATGACAACCCGCTGACCCGCCCGGGTCCGGCGCACCCCGACATCACCGATCCCGACATCGCCAGGCTGGTCGCGATCTTTTACGCCCGCGCCCGCGAGGATGACATCCTCGGCCCGGTCTTTGATCGCGCCGTCCACGACTGGGACGAGCACATCGCCCAGATCACCGATTTCTGGTCTTCGATCATGCTGCGCACAGGCCGCTATTCGGGTCGCCCGCTCAATCCACATTTGCGCCTGCCCATCGAGGCTGAACATTTCGACCGCTGGCTTGCTCTTTTCGAGCAGACCGCCGCCGAAATCTTTACCCCCGAGATCACCCACGAATTCATGATCCGGGCCCGCCGCATCGCCGACAATTTCGAACTGGCCATCGGCACCATGCGCGGCGAAATCCGCTCGCCCCGCCACGCGCGCTAG